One window from the genome of Saprospiraceae bacterium encodes:
- the kdpF gene encoding K(+)-transporting ATPase subunit F encodes MIALFIVAIFLFGYIVYVLLKPEKF; translated from the coding sequence ATGATAGCACTATTCATCGTCGCCATTTTCTTGTTCGGTTACATCGTTTATGTATTACTCAAACCAGAAAAATTCTAA
- the kdpA gene encoding potassium-transporting ATPase subunit KdpA has translation MNTEILGTILMYGLVVLFAIPLGRYIGKIFSNEETWLDKIFNPLDKLFFKLSGIDITKEMTWKQHLIALLTINVFWFLISMFTLTNMSWLPLNPDSNPSMSADLAFNTSVSFVTNTNLQHYSGESGLSYLGQLILMLWQFISAACGIAICAVVFLSMRERTAPTLGNFYFYFVRSSTRILLPLAFVVALLLAFNGTPMTFEGKDTITTLQGDTVQVSRGPVAAFVAIKQLGTNGGGFYGPNSAHPLENPNYFTNIVETISIPLIPIAMVFAMGFVLKRRKLAWTIFGVMTIGFMFLVIPSIYFEMQGNPAISNLGITQTMGSMEGKEIRFGSAASAYWAINTTCTSNGSVNAMHDSMTPLTGLFTLLGMMINSFYGGVGVGFLNFYVFIILAVFISGLMVGRTPEFLGKKIEAKEMKIAMLIALLHPFLILTGTALASFLFANNPEAYSAWLANPGFHGLSEMLYEFSSSSANNGSGFEGLGDNTPFWNIACGIVMLLARYLPIIGPVAIAGILASKKFIPESNGTLKTDTATFGLMVFAVIAIVAALSFFPALTLGPIAEYFSIY, from the coding sequence ATGAATACAGAAATTCTCGGAACAATCCTAATGTATGGCTTAGTGGTTCTATTTGCCATTCCGCTTGGCAGATACATCGGCAAAATTTTCAGCAATGAAGAAACATGGCTGGATAAAATATTCAATCCGCTTGATAAACTTTTTTTCAAACTCAGCGGCATTGACATTACCAAAGAAATGACATGGAAGCAACACTTAATCGCGTTGCTCACTATCAATGTTTTTTGGTTTCTCATTTCTATGTTCACGCTTACTAATATGAGTTGGCTGCCGCTCAATCCTGACAGCAACCCATCCATGTCTGCCGACCTTGCTTTCAATACTTCCGTGAGTTTTGTTACCAATACCAACCTGCAACACTATTCAGGCGAAAGCGGTTTGTCTTATTTGGGGCAACTCATTTTAATGCTTTGGCAATTCATCAGTGCTGCTTGCGGGATTGCTATTTGTGCCGTTGTATTTCTTTCAATGCGAGAACGGACAGCACCAACCCTTGGCAATTTCTATTTCTATTTCGTACGTTCTTCCACAAGAATTTTATTGCCCCTTGCTTTTGTAGTGGCTTTGCTTCTCGCTTTCAATGGCACACCCATGACTTTTGAGGGAAAAGATACGATCACCACCTTGCAAGGCGACACCGTTCAAGTAAGCAGAGGTCCGGTTGCTGCTTTTGTAGCTATCAAACAGTTAGGAACAAACGGTGGAGGTTTTTACGGACCCAATTCAGCGCATCCACTAGAGAACCCAAACTACTTCACAAACATCGTTGAAACCATTTCCATTCCTTTAATCCCTATTGCTATGGTTTTTGCAATGGGCTTTGTGTTGAAGCGCAGAAAATTGGCATGGACAATTTTCGGAGTAATGACTATCGGTTTCATGTTTTTAGTTATCCCTTCCATCTATTTTGAAATGCAAGGCAACCCAGCCATTTCCAATTTGGGCATCACACAAACTATGGGTAGTATGGAAGGAAAGGAAATCCGTTTCGGCTCTGCCGCCTCAGCCTATTGGGCAATCAACACTACTTGTACAAGCAACGGTTCTGTAAATGCCATGCACGACAGCATGACACCGCTCACAGGACTGTTCACACTTCTTGGAATGATGATAAACAGTTTTTACGGTGGCGTTGGAGTTGGCTTTCTCAATTTTTATGTGTTTATCATTCTTGCCGTTTTCATCAGTGGTTTGATGGTGGGAAGAACACCTGAGTTTCTTGGAAAGAAAATAGAAGCTAAAGAAATGAAGATTGCCATGTTGATTGCTTTGTTGCATCCGTTTCTGATTTTAACAGGTACAGCATTGGCAAGTTTTCTTTTCGCCAACAACCCCGAAGCATATTCAGCTTGGTTGGCAAATCCGGGTTTTCACGGCTTAAGTGAAATGCTTTACGAGTTCAGTTCTTCATCAGCCAACAATGGAAGCGGCTTTGAAGGACTTGGCGACAACACACCGTTTTGGAATATCGCATGCGGAATTGTGATGTTGCTTGCGCGTTATTTGCCCATCATTGGACCCGTTGCCATTGCAGGAATTTTAGCAAGCAAAAAATTCATTCCCGAAAGTAACGGAACACTCAAAACCGACACCGCCACTTTTGGTTTAATGGTGTTTGCAGTGATTGCGATTGTTGCAGCCCTTTCATTTTTTCCTGCACTCACCCTGGGACCGATTGCAGAATATTTCTCAATCTATTAA
- a CDS encoding porin, with translation MKTSSKNIISFFILIVLFSTFSLLKAQTTLSEADRRAIILQVKNEVLDSLKNEPTKPIGQISKALTISGYLETYYSYDFANPTNHVRQPFVYSYNRHNEFNLNLGNIKLAYATDNVRANIALMAGTYSNDNLSAEPGVLKNIFEANTGFKISKTKNLWIDAGIFASHIGFESAIGKDCWNLTRSILADNSPYYETGARISYNTDNGKWFVSGLILNGWQRIYRRDGNNFPAFGHQLTFKPNSKITLNSSSFIGSDMPDTNRQMRYFHNFYGQVQVHEKFGMIIGFDIGAQQQNKNNSTYNTWYSPVLILKVSPTNKFSMAARGEYYSDASGAIIPTGTPNNFKIFGYSLNCDYLIHNNFLWRIEGRGFSSKDKIFILNDKPSNNNYFLTTSFSVSF, from the coding sequence ATGAAAACTTCTTCCAAAAACATCATTTCCTTTTTCATTCTCATCGTTCTCTTTTCAACTTTTAGTTTGCTGAAAGCACAAACAACTTTATCTGAAGCAGACCGCCGAGCCATTATTCTGCAGGTGAAAAATGAAGTGCTAGACAGTTTGAAGAACGAACCCACCAAACCAATCGGACAAATTTCAAAGGCACTTACCATCTCTGGCTACCTCGAAACTTATTACAGTTACGATTTTGCTAATCCCACAAACCATGTTCGCCAGCCCTTTGTTTATTCATACAACCGCCACAATGAATTCAATTTGAATTTGGGCAACATCAAATTGGCTTATGCAACCGATAATGTTCGCGCCAACATTGCACTTATGGCAGGAACATACAGCAACGATAACCTTTCAGCCGAACCTGGTGTGTTGAAAAACATCTTTGAAGCAAACACAGGTTTCAAAATTTCAAAAACGAAAAACTTGTGGATTGATGCAGGAATATTTGCATCACACATTGGCTTTGAAAGTGCCATTGGAAAAGATTGTTGGAACCTAACCCGAAGCATATTAGCCGATAATTCACCTTACTATGAAACTGGTGCAAGAATTTCTTATAATACAGACAACGGAAAATGGTTTGTAAGCGGTTTAATCTTGAACGGCTGGCAGCGTATTTACAGGCGCGATGGAAATAATTTTCCTGCCTTCGGACATCAACTCACTTTTAAACCCAATTCAAAAATTACGCTCAACAGCAGTTCCTTCATCGGCAGCGACATGCCCGACACCAATAGGCAGATGCGTTACTTCCATAATTTTTACGGACAGGTTCAGGTACATGAAAAATTCGGAATGATTATAGGCTTTGACATTGGTGCACAGCAGCAAAATAAAAATAACAGCACTTACAATACATGGTATTCTCCTGTTCTAATTCTGAAAGTTAGTCCTACTAATAAATTCAGCATGGCGGCAAGGGGCGAGTATTACAGCGATGCAAGCGGAGCAATAATTCCAACCGGAACTCCAAACAATTTTAAGATCTTTGGATATTCATTAAACTGTGACTATCTCATTCATAACAATTTTTTATGGCGTATAGAGGGAAGGGGATTTTCAAGCAAGGACAAAATATTTATACTAAACGATAAGCCAAGTAACAATAATTATTTTTTAACTACTTCATTTTCAGTTTCATTCTGA
- a CDS encoding K(+)-transporting ATPase subunit C, whose product MKANILPAIKLTLICLVFFSGIYTLTIFGIAQLAPNKGKGEIILHNGKTFYSNIGQSFTDDKYFSSRPSAVAYNAAGSGGSNKGPSNPDYLAQVQERIETFIVHNPGIDKSEIPADLITASGSGLDPHVSVQAATVQVKRIAKIRGISEANIHQLIISNTENPLLGMFGTERINVLKLNISLDNLK is encoded by the coding sequence ATGAAAGCAAATATTCTTCCAGCCATCAAACTCACACTAATATGTTTGGTATTCTTTAGCGGCATTTATACCTTGACCATTTTCGGTATTGCACAACTTGCACCCAACAAAGGCAAAGGCGAAATCATTTTGCACAACGGAAAAACATTTTACAGTAACATCGGGCAAAGTTTTACGGATGATAAATATTTCTCCTCACGCCCTTCGGCAGTTGCTTATAATGCAGCCGGGAGCGGAGGAAGCAATAAGGGTCCTTCCAATCCCGATTACCTTGCACAAGTGCAGGAGCGCATTGAAACATTTATAGTTCATAATCCCGGAATTGACAAATCAGAAATTCCCGCTGACTTGATAACCGCAAGCGGCAGCGGACTTGATCCGCACGTTTCCGTACAAGCCGCCACAGTGCAGGTAAAACGCATCGCTAAAATTCGCGGCATTTCCGAAGCCAACATTCATCAACTCATTATTTCCAACACCGAAAATCCTTTGCTCGGAATGTTCGGAACAGAACGTATCAATGTTCTCAAACTTAATATTTCTTTAGATAATCTTAAATAA